The nucleotide sequence AGGGGCGTTTGGCAGGTGTTTGCTGAGAGTGGGAAGGTCGCGCTCCTTGCCTCCGGCGATTTCCGTGCTGTGTGCGCTGCTCCCGATGGAAGTCAGATAGCGATCGTGCGGTCCACGGGTAGTAAGGATGAAGTCCTGGAGATAGGCACCGTGAAAGGGAAGTAGCACGGTCCGATCGGTCCTTTAGCCGGCAGCGTTTGCCATGCCACCCCGCCGCCTGGTCGCACCAGCGGCCGCGCTCGCATCGTTCGATACAGCGACCCGACGTCAGCCGCAGGGCCCCCGGCCGCGACCACTTACCGGCTCACGCAAAGGTCTCATGATCGGCGGAGGAGTCATTTGGCCGTGCCAACCAGCCGCCGTGCGCCTGGTCAGAGAGTGGAAGCGGGTTGGCAGCAGCCGGGTGCAGCGAACGGCATTGAACAGCGCCCACGGCGCCGAATGGCACTTAACGGCCCCCACCACGGCCTGCGTGTTCTCGTTTCGCAGGTCATCCCTCAAGGGGCGGGGCCGGTCAAGGGCGGCGGGCATCGAAGGTGGTGAGCAAGCGGCGGGCCGGCCGGTACGAGCCCGGCCGGCGCGGCTGGTCGAAGTTCCGCACCCGCATCGTCACGGAGGCCATCGTCGGCGGGGTCACCGGCAGCATCCACAGCCCGGAAACGGTGCTGCTCGGCCGCCTGGACCGGCGGGGACGACTGCGCTACACCGGCCGCTCCCACCCGCTCACCACCGGCCAGGCCACAGAGCTGGCGGCGCTGCTCACACCACCGCTCCTTGCACGCCCCGGCACGATCGCCCACCCGTGGCCGCAGCCACTGCCCGCATCCTGGTCGGGGCCGATTGGACCGGACCGAGCCCTTGCCGTACGCGCAGGTGGATCCAGTCGTGGTGGCCGAGATCGACGCCGACGTCGCCTTCGAGCACCAACGGTGGCGCCACCGGCTCCGCCATGCGCGAGCCCGGCCGGACACGTCGGTCTACGACGTGCCGCTACTCCTCGGCGAGGGCGAAGACCCCTTCGGGATACCGGCCGGCTGACAGGCGTGAACCGGCGGCCCTAGCCACCCAGTTGCCGCGTTGCCGCGGCCGGGCCGTTCAGCCACCTCGTAGCGATGCCCCCATGCGGCCCGCCCGGCCGGGAGGACCGCCCTCACCGCGACCCCGACGGCGCTCATGCGGCGGCTTGCCCTCGTCACTGGATCTGACCGTTCCGGCTCACCTCCAAGGCAGATAGGCAGGGCGTCCGCGGGTAAGAAGCCATGAGGCGCGGCCCTACTACCGCAGTCACTAGAGCAATGAAAGGTGGCAGGTCATGACATCGGTCGGCCAACGGATCAAGGGGTTCCTGAACAGCCCACAAGGGCGCAAGATGATCGACCGCGGGCGACGCGAGGCGGCCAAGCCGAGCATGCAGGCGAAGCTACGGCAATTCGCAGAGCGGATGACGGGCGGACCGTCTGGCCGCCGCTGACGGCGCGAGCGGTCGCCGTTAGGGCTTCGCGTGATCGGGGTGTCGAGCAGGCGGCCCCGGGCCACGACCGTGAGGGCGGCTGCGGCACCGGCGGCCGTGAGGGTCGGTACGGGTTTGGCGCGAACTGTGGTGCGCACCTTCGCTGTCACGGCACGTACGGAGGTGACCGCGGCGGACCTTGGGTTCGCTGGTGGGGTGTGGAACCCGCCGGGAGGCTCGTGAGCCGGTATGCGCGCCGACGCGTCAAGGCGAGCGAGGGCGGAAGTCACTTCCCGCCCTCCGCAGGGCTCTATGGGGTCCTTCTCCGACGGCCTCTAGTCCCAGGCCAGGAACCGGCAGGTCGCTGCTTGACAGCAAGCTCCGTCCACCGCGACCATCGCCCGCCGGCTTCAGCAACTCGCCGACCTTCACCAGCAGCGACTGATCACCGCGCTTCAGGCAGGTGAAAGAGCATCTGCAACAGCGTGAACTGCTAGCAGGACGCCCAGCCGCGTAGCGGGCGGTGAACGGTCCGCAGGCATGGTCCAGGGCGCCCCACCGCTGCCAGGATCTCGAAAACCGTCCGAATGGGGTAGGCGGTTGGCCCGTCACCGCAGTTCCTGCCCGTGACAGCCATGCCTTCATCGTGACCCAGACCAGCTGGTCAGCGACCCGGCCGCGGGCTTGCCCAGCGGTGGGTTGTCGAAGCGAGAGCGCTGCCGGGACCTTCTCGGCGGGATGAAACCGGCCGCGACCAGAGCGGATCCAATTGCCGGCAGGGCCGGCGCCGGCGGTCTTTGACAGTGGCGCTTAGCGGGTTTTCCTGGTCGCGCGCTTGCGGGGCGGGGTCAACAGTTCGGCGATCGCCGCGATCGCGGACGGCACCAGGCGGTAGTACGCCCACACCCCGCGCTTCTCGCGCTCGAGCAGACCGGCCTCGGTGAGGATCCGCAGGTGATGACTGACGGTCGGCTGGGAGAGGCCGAGCGGCGCGGTGAGGTCACTGACGGAGGCCTCGCCCTCGGGAGCGGACTGGATCAGGCTGAGCAGTCGCAGCCGGGCCGGGTCGGCGACGGCCTTCAGCACGCCCGCGAGCCGTTCGGCGTCGGCGCGCTTGATCGGCTCACCCGCGAGCGGCGAGACAACAGCGGTTGCAGCGGTTTTCGGGGTTCCCACGTCATGCATCGTTGCACCAACACCATCAATACGCTGGCGGAACCCAGGACTAGGCCCAACGACGGCCCGCGGGTAGGACCCTCCTGCTACCGGCCGCGTCCGTGTCCGGACGGAGGTATGAGCCTCGGCCCGCGTCTCGGTCACCGTCCGGCTCGAATCG is from Micromonospora terminaliae and encodes:
- a CDS encoding ArsR/SmtB family transcription factor, which codes for MHDVGTPKTAATAVVSPLAGEPIKRADAERLAGVLKAVADPARLRLLSLIQSAPEGEASVSDLTAPLGLSQPTVSHHLRILTEAGLLEREKRGVWAYYRLVPSAIAAIAELLTPPRKRATRKTR